One genomic window of Nakamurella panacisegetis includes the following:
- a CDS encoding mannitol dehydrogenase family protein produces the protein MTPPLLTAATTPATALIHPRSSLTTGIVHLGLGNFHRAHQAVYTAQALRVEDGPWGILGVANRSGAIVTAMRQQDLRYAVLEISPEGSEAVVPAVHTGAVVAADDPNVVVDAIGSSGTAIVTLTVTEHGYTYSPRTHRLDVDSPAVRSDLNPANPPVTSIGQIVRGLQRRVRTHGRAVTILSCDNLSRNGSHTGRLVREFVEAMPAAEQRDLLSYLDQAVTFPDSMVDRIVPTTTDAERQAVARILGVRDQIPVPAEPFSMWVMQDEFAAGRPAWEHGGAVFTDDVHPYEMLKLRLLNGTHSLIAYLGALDGRPTIPDSAARTFIADAARRVLLEDYLPSITVPDDIDLDTYVDQLFTRWSNSALGHGTHQVGSDGSVKLAQRIPEPALLHLDNGRMPHHLALTLAAYLTCVAPPAGYEPGPHAAAMSDPARAGLVALQSETSSSTAFVKAVLDGGLLGQDLAQHPEFITRTAEFRDILARHGSAAAAAEAAAASDHEIHPLASTRA, from the coding sequence ATGACTCCGCCTTTGCTGACGGCGGCGACCACGCCGGCCACCGCCCTGATCCACCCCCGTAGTTCCCTCACGACGGGGATCGTCCACCTCGGGCTGGGCAACTTCCACCGCGCGCACCAGGCCGTCTACACGGCCCAGGCGCTGCGGGTCGAGGACGGGCCGTGGGGCATCCTGGGGGTGGCCAATCGATCCGGAGCCATTGTCACCGCCATGCGGCAACAGGATCTCCGGTACGCCGTGCTGGAGATCTCGCCGGAGGGCTCCGAGGCCGTCGTCCCCGCCGTCCACACCGGGGCCGTCGTCGCCGCCGACGACCCGAACGTCGTGGTCGACGCCATCGGCAGCTCCGGGACGGCGATCGTCACGCTGACCGTCACCGAACACGGCTACACCTACTCCCCCCGCACCCACCGGCTCGACGTCGACTCCCCCGCGGTCCGGTCCGATCTGAACCCGGCCAACCCGCCGGTCACCAGCATCGGACAGATCGTCCGCGGCCTGCAGCGCCGTGTCCGCACCCACGGCCGCGCCGTCACCATCCTCAGTTGCGACAACCTGTCCCGCAACGGATCTCACACCGGAAGGCTGGTCCGGGAATTCGTCGAGGCGATGCCGGCCGCGGAGCAACGCGACCTGCTCTCCTACCTGGACCAGGCGGTGACCTTTCCCGACAGCATGGTCGACCGGATCGTGCCGACCACCACCGACGCCGAGCGGCAGGCGGTGGCCCGGATACTCGGCGTCCGCGACCAGATCCCGGTGCCCGCCGAACCGTTCTCCATGTGGGTCATGCAGGACGAATTCGCCGCCGGACGCCCCGCGTGGGAACACGGTGGAGCGGTCTTCACCGACGACGTCCATCCCTACGAGATGCTCAAACTCCGGCTGCTGAACGGAACGCATTCGCTGATCGCCTATCTCGGTGCTCTGGACGGCCGGCCCACGATTCCGGATTCCGCCGCCCGGACCTTCATCGCCGACGCCGCCCGCCGCGTCCTGCTCGAGGACTACCTGCCGTCGATCACGGTCCCGGACGACATCGACCTGGACACCTACGTCGATCAGCTGTTCACCCGTTGGTCGAACTCCGCGCTCGGGCACGGCACCCATCAGGTCGGATCCGACGGCTCGGTCAAGCTCGCCCAGCGGATCCCCGAGCCGGCGCTGCTGCACCTGGACAACGGCCGGATGCCGCATCATCTCGCCCTCACCCTGGCCGCCTACCTGACCTGTGTCGCCCCGCCCGCCGGTTACGAGCCCGGACCGCACGCGGCCGCGATGAGCGACCCGGCCCGAGCCGGCCTGGTCGCACTGCAGAGCGAAACCTCCAGCAGTACCGCGTTCGTGAAGGCGGTACTGGACGGCGGCCTGCTCGGTCAGGACCTGGCCCAACACCCCGAGTTCATCACCAGAACGGCCGAATTCCGCGACATCCTCGCCCGGCACGGTAGCGCCGCAGCCGCCGCCGAGGCCGCCGCGGCTTCCGACCACGAGATCCACCCCTTGGCCAGCACCCGCGCTTGA
- a CDS encoding NAD(P)-dependent alcohol dehydrogenase, with translation MTSTTAQFIPPGRSLPTRTRAAMLYGARDLRTTEMDIPALGDDDVLVQVAAVGVCGSDMHYYDAGRNGQNILRRPTVLGHEAAGVVVAKGPAAAVPVGTRVAIEPAVGCGNCPTCRLGAYNICPTGTCFGSPPTHGTMTEYLVAPSRAAHPLPDTIDTITGSMIEPLAVAVWAVQRAQVAVGHRLLITGAGPIGLLVTQVARAAGAVEITVTDINDDRLAVAAQLGATRTINTARTPLDERPVHDRVIECTGNAAVLWSAIRTVTPHGRVTVVGQAQPSVDGLPLAVLQRFEIDLVTAFRYAHAFPTAIALVESGAVDIERIITGRFTLDQAAEAVQAPVTDPRHLKVVVIP, from the coding sequence GTGACATCGACTACCGCCCAGTTCATTCCGCCCGGCCGCAGCCTGCCCACCCGTACCAGGGCGGCCATGCTCTACGGGGCCAGGGATCTGCGCACGACCGAGATGGACATTCCTGCTCTGGGCGACGACGACGTCCTGGTGCAGGTCGCCGCGGTCGGGGTCTGCGGCTCGGACATGCACTACTACGACGCCGGCCGGAACGGCCAGAACATCCTGCGCCGGCCCACCGTGCTCGGCCACGAGGCCGCCGGAGTGGTCGTCGCCAAGGGACCGGCCGCCGCCGTGCCGGTCGGCACCAGGGTCGCCATCGAACCTGCCGTCGGATGCGGTAACTGCCCGACCTGCCGCCTGGGTGCGTACAACATCTGCCCAACCGGAACGTGTTTCGGCTCCCCTCCCACCCACGGCACGATGACCGAATACCTGGTGGCTCCCAGCCGGGCCGCACATCCGTTGCCCGACACCATCGACACCATCACCGGGTCGATGATCGAACCCCTCGCCGTCGCCGTCTGGGCCGTCCAACGGGCTCAGGTCGCGGTCGGCCATCGCCTGCTGATCACCGGGGCCGGACCGATCGGGCTGCTCGTCACCCAGGTCGCCCGCGCGGCCGGCGCCGTCGAGATCACCGTCACCGACATCAACGACGACCGGCTCGCCGTCGCCGCCCAGCTCGGGGCGACCAGGACCATCAACACGGCCCGCACCCCCCTGGACGAACGCCCGGTCCACGACCGGGTGATCGAATGCACCGGCAACGCCGCCGTCCTCTGGTCCGCCATCCGCACCGTCACCCCGCACGGCCGGGTCACGGTGGTCGGCCAGGCCCAGCCCAGCGTCGACGGACTGCCCCTGGCCGTCCTGCAGCGATTCGAGATCGATCTGGTCACGGCGTTCCGCTACGCCCACGCCTTTCCGACCGCGATCGCATTGGTCGAATCCGGGGCGGTCGACATCGAGCGCATCATCACCGGACGTTTCACCCTGGATCAGGCAGCCGAAGCCGTACAGGCCCCGGTCACCGATCCGCGACACCTGAAGGTCGTCGTCATTCCGTAG
- a CDS encoding MFS transporter — protein MTETAPRVGKPGEVAHVDPKNVRRAAWAGMVGTALEQYDFIIYGTASALIFSKLFFPNISPVAGLIASFSAYAIGFLARPLGGLFFAHFGERYGRKWVLVSTLFLMGAATFLIGCLPTFKSVGVLAPILLVVLRFLQGFGAGAEQAGGATLLTETAPLGRRGRLSSFVMVGAALGTVLGATAWVLAQKLPDDILMSWGWRMIFWASIFVTAGAWIIRVRMAESPIFEELKKAIDVEHAAPLKDVAKHGKKNVLKVIFMNWGISTQSYTYQVFMASYLVTFVHVNKSFVPNVLLYGAQFGAVAAYVMGVLADKIGRRRMFLILAGAAILIPFPAFIALNTGSHFWIIVVMALGFITAAQGITAVTMSFFPEMFGARYRYAGVTLGREFSSIIGGGVAPLVATGLMAWFFNSWIPVAAYMVLTMVVSFLIARTVPETADRDLQVLTDAQPGESRLGVAGSDQTSSHTVGALRPSPEPASVPTI, from the coding sequence ATGACCGAAACAGCACCGCGGGTCGGCAAACCCGGTGAAGTCGCGCACGTCGACCCGAAGAACGTCAGGCGCGCCGCCTGGGCCGGCATGGTCGGCACCGCCCTGGAACAGTACGACTTCATCATCTACGGCACGGCGTCGGCGCTGATCTTCAGCAAGCTGTTCTTCCCGAACATCTCTCCCGTGGCCGGCCTGATCGCATCCTTCTCCGCGTACGCCATCGGATTCCTGGCCCGCCCGCTGGGCGGCCTGTTCTTCGCCCACTTCGGTGAGAGATACGGGCGGAAGTGGGTTCTGGTCAGCACCCTGTTCCTGATGGGAGCGGCCACGTTCCTCATCGGCTGCCTTCCCACCTTCAAGTCGGTCGGTGTGCTGGCCCCCATCCTGCTGGTCGTCCTGCGCTTCCTGCAGGGCTTCGGCGCCGGCGCCGAGCAGGCCGGCGGCGCCACCCTGCTCACCGAGACGGCCCCGCTGGGCCGCCGCGGACGCCTTTCGTCGTTCGTCATGGTCGGTGCGGCTCTTGGCACCGTTCTCGGCGCTACGGCCTGGGTCCTGGCCCAGAAGCTCCCCGACGACATCCTGATGTCCTGGGGCTGGCGGATGATCTTCTGGGCCAGCATCTTCGTCACCGCCGGGGCCTGGATCATCCGGGTGAGAATGGCCGAGAGCCCGATCTTCGAGGAACTGAAGAAGGCCATCGACGTCGAGCACGCCGCACCATTGAAGGATGTCGCCAAGCACGGCAAGAAGAATGTCCTCAAGGTCATCTTCATGAACTGGGGCATCAGTACGCAGTCCTACACCTACCAGGTGTTCATGGCTTCCTACCTGGTCACCTTCGTCCACGTGAACAAGAGCTTCGTTCCCAACGTGTTGTTGTACGGGGCGCAGTTCGGGGCGGTCGCCGCCTACGTCATGGGCGTGTTGGCGGACAAGATCGGTCGCCGCCGGATGTTTCTCATCCTGGCCGGCGCGGCCATTCTGATTCCCTTCCCGGCCTTCATCGCCTTGAACACCGGATCGCACTTCTGGATCATCGTGGTGATGGCGCTGGGCTTCATCACCGCCGCCCAGGGCATCACCGCGGTCACCATGAGCTTCTTCCCGGAGATGTTCGGAGCGCGGTACCGCTACGCCGGTGTCACGCTGGGCCGCGAGTTCTCCTCGATCATCGGTGGTGGCGTGGCTCCACTGGTCGCGACCGGCCTGATGGCGTGGTTCTTCAACTCCTGGATCCCGGTCGCCGCGTACATGGTGCTGACCATGGTCGTGAGCTTCCTGATCGCCCGGACCGTGCCGGAAACGGCCGACCGCGACCTGCAGGTCCTCACCGACGCGCAACCCGGCGAATCCCGACTGGGTGTGGCCGGCAGCGACCAGACCAGCAGCCACACCGTCGGTGCCCTGCGCCCGAGCCCGGAGCCGGCCAGCGTGCCGACCATCTAG
- a CDS encoding sugar kinase, which produces MFSTLLSPGRTPGSVVTLGETMALLTTPTGGRLRSGAGVPVGIGGAESNVAIGLARLGVRSTWISRVGDDAFGALVTREIRGEGVHVAAHLDAEAPTGMMVKELRDGRPWRVRYYRSNSAASRLGPDDIDPRAISDADVLHLTGITPALGSEPLRAVEYAIEIARRSGTLVSLDINFRATLWSAEQAAPVLARIAGAADIVFAGPEEAALLLGWPPPTGGSTVEHGEELARGLIGLGPETAVVKLGALGAVGVTAEGAHYAPARSIAVVDAVGAGDAFVAGYLSELVAGASLLDCLRMGNVLGGAVCQQPGDWEGLPTRAELTHPLPAGDVVR; this is translated from the coding sequence ATGTTCAGCACGCTCCTCTCCCCTGGACGGACTCCGGGGTCGGTGGTGACCCTCGGGGAGACGATGGCTCTGTTGACCACGCCCACCGGCGGCCGGCTCCGCAGCGGAGCCGGTGTGCCGGTGGGGATCGGGGGCGCCGAATCGAATGTCGCGATCGGGTTGGCCCGGCTCGGTGTCCGGTCCACGTGGATCAGCCGGGTCGGCGACGACGCGTTCGGCGCCCTGGTCACCCGGGAGATCCGGGGCGAGGGTGTCCACGTGGCCGCACATCTGGACGCCGAGGCGCCGACCGGGATGATGGTGAAGGAACTGCGCGACGGCCGACCGTGGCGAGTTCGCTACTACCGCAGCAACAGCGCGGCGTCGCGCCTGGGTCCCGACGACATCGATCCCCGCGCGATCTCCGATGCGGACGTCCTCCACCTCACCGGCATCACCCCGGCCCTGGGATCAGAACCCCTGCGGGCGGTGGAATACGCGATCGAGATCGCCCGCCGATCAGGCACCCTCGTGAGCCTCGACATCAACTTCCGGGCCACCCTCTGGTCGGCCGAGCAAGCTGCCCCCGTACTCGCTCGGATCGCCGGCGCCGCCGACATCGTCTTCGCCGGACCGGAGGAAGCCGCCCTCCTCCTCGGCTGGCCGCCGCCAACCGGGGGATCAACGGTCGAGCACGGCGAGGAGCTGGCGCGTGGGCTGATCGGACTCGGCCCGGAAACGGCGGTGGTCAAACTCGGAGCCCTCGGCGCAGTCGGTGTGACGGCCGAGGGCGCGCACTATGCGCCGGCGCGGAGCATCGCCGTCGTCGATGCCGTCGGGGCCGGTGACGCCTTCGTGGCCGGCTACCTCAGCGAACTGGTCGCCGGCGCATCGCTCCTCGACTGCCTGCGCATGGGCAACGTCCTCGGCGGCGCGGTCTGCCAACAACCCGGCGACTGGGAGGGCCTGCCCACCCGGGCCGAGCTGACCCACCCACTGCCGGCCGGCGACGTCGTCCGGTGA
- the eda gene encoding bifunctional 4-hydroxy-2-oxoglutarate aldolase/2-dehydro-3-deoxy-phosphogluconate aldolase, which yields MSESLLHRCPVVPVVVIHDAAHALPLGEALLAGGITVAEITLRTAAGIGAIEALATALPELHVGAGSVLVAEHVDQVVDAGARFVVSPGLSVAVLARAQARGVAALPGVATSSELMTAVGLGVTEVKFFPAGLLGGPAAIRALAAPFTSMTFMPSGGVSADNMADYLAIPAVPAVSGSWMVDPGLLAEGRWDEVTARSAAAIRAARGSGAFQRVV from the coding sequence ATGAGCGAGTCGCTGCTGCACCGATGCCCCGTCGTTCCGGTCGTGGTCATCCACGACGCGGCCCACGCGCTGCCTCTCGGCGAGGCGCTCCTAGCCGGCGGCATCACCGTTGCCGAGATCACCCTGCGCACCGCCGCCGGCATCGGCGCCATCGAGGCCCTGGCCACGGCCCTTCCCGAACTGCACGTCGGCGCGGGCTCCGTCCTGGTCGCCGAACACGTCGACCAGGTCGTCGACGCGGGCGCCCGGTTCGTGGTCAGCCCGGGTCTGTCGGTGGCCGTCCTGGCCCGGGCCCAGGCGCGAGGAGTCGCGGCCCTGCCCGGCGTCGCCACCTCCTCCGAACTGATGACCGCGGTGGGCCTCGGGGTGACCGAAGTGAAATTCTTCCCGGCCGGCCTGCTCGGCGGCCCCGCCGCGATCCGCGCCCTCGCCGCGCCGTTCACGTCCATGACGTTCATGCCCTCCGGCGGCGTCAGCGCCGACAACATGGCCGACTACCTCGCCATCCCCGCCGTTCCTGCGGTCAGCGGCAGCTGGATGGTCGACCCCGGCCTTCTGGCCGAGGGCCGGTGGGACGAGGTCACCGCCCGGTCGGCGGCGGCGATCCGGGCGGCGCGCGGAAGTGGTGCGTTTCAGCGGGTTGTGTGA